One region of Chelonoidis abingdonii isolate Lonesome George chromosome 14, CheloAbing_2.0, whole genome shotgun sequence genomic DNA includes:
- the REM2 gene encoding LOW QUALITY PROTEIN: GTP-binding protein REM 2 (The sequence of the model RefSeq protein was modified relative to this genomic sequence to represent the inferred CDS: substituted 1 base at 1 genomic stop codon), which translates to MHNVDDKYLGMTSGYQPAADGLLEEPEELRDCIENSGDGEAGEIWLQESCLQTRQNAFLLVFSXPTRTRFSRIPARPLPGALREAAPTATPPSSGGQIKSDLGAPERSSLEEGRSLAVMLSCKHIETSAALHHNTRELFEGAVRQIRLRRHRPAGDGGPGGRRESLTKKAKRFLSSLVPRNGRFFKQRSKSCNDLSVL; encoded by the exons ATGCACAATGTAGATGACAAATATCTGGGGATGACCAGTGGCTACCAACCTGCCGCCGATGGCCTCCTTGAAGAGCCAGAGGAGCTAAGAGATTGCATCGAAAACTCTGGTGAT GGTGAGGCGGGCGAGATTTGGCTGCAGGAGTCGTGTCTGCAGACAAGGCAGAACGCCTTCCTGCTCGTCTTCTCGTGACCGACCCGGACGCGCTTCAGCCGCATCCCTGCCAGACCGCTGCCTGGCGCCCTGCGGGAGGCAGCCCCCACCGCGACCCCCCCGTCATCCGGTGGGCAAATCAAGAGCGACCTGGGCGCTCCCGAGAGGTCCTCGCTGGAGG AGGGCCGCAGTCTGGCCGTGATGCTGAGCTGCAAACACATTGAGACGTCGGCCGCGCTGCACCACAACACACGGGAGCTGTTCGAGGGGGCCGTGCGCCAGATCCGCCTGCGCCGGCACCGGCCGGCGGGAGACGGGGGCCCAGGCGGGCGCCGCGAGAGCCTCACCAAGAAAGCCAAGCGCTTCCTCTCCAGCCTGGTTCCGCGCAACGGCCGCTTCTTCAAGCAACGCTCCAAGTCCTGCAACGACCTCTCCGTGCTGTGA
- the PRMT5 gene encoding LOW QUALITY PROTEIN: protein arginine N-methyltransferase 5 (The sequence of the model RefSeq protein was modified relative to this genomic sequence to represent the inferred CDS: inserted 8 bases in 5 codons; deleted 4 bases in 3 codons; substituted 2 bases at 2 genomic stop codons): protein WPGEPPATGPCPAPQAPSLRRFDFLCMPVFHPRYRREFSHQPARGRPGPHTRSDLLLSGRDWNTLIVGKLSPWIRPDSKVEAVRRNSEAAMLQELNFGAYLGLPAFLVPLTQGENPNLARVLSTHIHTGHHSTMVSAGLEGVGGLGGCPPLSPXFPPQFWMRVPLLAPEDLRDDLIENEPVPVPEEGSGDEKTWIWWHNFRTLCDYNKRIAVALEVGPDLPSNHVIDRWLGEPIKAAILPTSIFLTNKKGFPVLSKMHQRLVFRLLKLEVQFIVWGAHHHPEKEFCSYLQYLEYLSQNRPPPSAYELFAKGYEDYLQSPLQVSDPVCPDGNNLESQTTRVFEKDPIKYSSIKHEGSRGLPGRXPEEEKHEMLQVVMVLGAGRGPLGHATLPGVPPGQAGEVKILCVERHPNAVVYWSSWQYEEWGSQVTVXSSDMRECVGTWAADLLGVRAAALLADNELSPECLGTRGQQHCLQAGGGELPSTYTVLLAISSSSXVQRVRACRREDRHPEAQFEMPYVXRLHNFHPAGATSSPGFTFQHAHPDPRGNKSQXRQLEFAVEVNTVLHGFRRYXETKLYGASRSSGRLHHHPWPCPPQFAEAECARRALEQLNGFELAGRPMRLGHVTERLDGTTDISFPEGPEEPEPGAGGGLQLLAKLAEGSGIQLPAAAAAQAALQLNGAIPLSALNPAALTALSPALNLASQTLASQCLQLSGLFSSPGM from the exons TGGCCTGGGGAACCCCCCGCCACTGGGCCttgccctgcaccccaagccccgtCTCTCCGCAGGTTCGATTTCCTGTGCATGCCGGTCTTCCACCCTCGCTACCGCCGGGAATTCAGCCACCAGCCGGCCCGCGGCCGCCCCGGCCCCCACACCCGCTCCGACCTGCTGCTGTCAGGGAGAG ACTGGAACACGCTGATCGTGGGGAAGCTGTCCCCCTGGATCCGCCCTGACTCCAAGGTGGAGGCGGTGCGCAGGAACTCGGAGGCG GCAATGCTGCAGGAGCTGAACTTTGGGGCATACCTGGGGCTCCCTGCATTCCTGGTGCCCCTGACGCAGGGCGAGAACCCCAACCTGGCccgggtgctgagcacccacatccACACCGGGCACCACAGCACCATGGTGAGTGCAGGGCTGGAAGGAGTGGGGGGACTGGGGGGGTGTCCGCCACTAAGCC CGTTTCCCCCCCAGTTCTGGATGCGGGTCCCTCTGCTGGCCCCCGAGGATCTGCGGGACGACCTGATCGAGAACGAGCCGGTGCCAGTACCCGAGGAAGGCTCGGGGGACGAGAAGACATGGATAtg GTGGCACAATTTCCGGACCCTCTGTGACTACAACAAGCGCATCGCAGTGG CTCTGGAGGTGGGGCCAGACCTGCCCTCCAATCATGTCATCGACCGCTGGCTGGGGGAGCCAATCAAAGCGGCCATCCTGCCCACGAGCATTTTCCTGACCAATAAGAAGGGGTTTCCTGTCCTCTCCAAGATGCACCAGCGCCTGGTCTTCCGCTTGCTCAAG CTGGAGGTGCAGTTCATCGTGTGGGGCGCTCACCACCATCCCGAGAAGGAGTTCTGCTCCTACCTGCAGTACCTGGAGTACCTGAGCCAGAACCGGCCCCCCCCTTCCGCCTATGAGCTCTTCGCCAAGGGCTACGAGGACTATCTGCAGTCCCCCCTGCAGGTGAGCGACCCCGTCT GCCCTGATGGGAACAACCTGGAGTCCCAGACTACGAGGGTCTTTGAGAAGGACCCTATCAAATACTCCAGTATCAAGCATGAGGGGAGCCGG GGCCTGCCTGGACGGTAGCCTGAAGAGGAGAAGCACGAAATGTTGCA GGTGGTGATGGTGTTGGGGGCTGGCCGGGGCCCCCTTGGTCATGCCACGCTGCCGGGCGTCCCGCCAGGCCAAGCCGGCGAGGTCAAGATCTTATGCGTGGAA AGACACCCCAATGCTGTGGTA TACTGGAGCAGCTGGCAGTACGAGGAGTGGGGATCCCAGGTGACCGT CTCGTCCGACATGCGGGAGTGCGTCGGCACCTGGGCAGCCGATCTCCTCGGTGTCAGAGCTGCTGCGCTCCTTGCCGACAACGAGCTGTCCCCCGAGTGCCTGGGAACGCGGGGGCAACAGCACTG cctccaggcGGGCGGCGGTGAGCTCCCCAGCACCTACACCGTCCTTCtggccatctcctcctccag tgtacAACGAGTGCGGGCCTGTCGCAGAGAAGACCGGCACCCTGAG gcgCAGTTCGAGATGCCCTACGT GCGACTCCACAACTTCCACCCAGCTGGCGCCACCTCCAGCCCTGGATTCACCTTCCAG CACGCGCACCCAG ACCCGCGCGGGAACAAGAGCCAGTAACGGCAG CTGGAGTTCGCGGTGGAGGTGAACACGGTGCTGCACGGCTTCCGCCGCT TCGAGACCAAGCTCTACGGCGCGTCACGCTCA tcagGTCGGCTTCACCACCACCCTTGGCCTTGCCCCCCGCAGTTCGCGGAGGCAGAGTGTGCCCGCCGGGCGCTGGAGCAGCTGAACGGGTTCGAGCTGGCCGGGCGCCCCATGCGTCTGGGGCACGTCACCGAGCGGCTGGATGGGACCACGGACATCTCCTTCCCCGAGGGCCCCGAGGAGCCTGAGCCTGGCGCCGGCGGGGgcctgcagctgctggccaagCTGGCTGAAG GCTCCGGGATCCAACTGCCGGCTGCTGCTGCGGCTCAGGCCGCCCTGCAACTGAATGGCGCCATCCCACTGAGCGCCCTGAACCCTGCCGCCCTGACAG CCCTGAGCCCGGCGCTGAACCTGGCCTCGCAGACGCTGGCATCGCAGTGTCTCCAGCTCTCAGGGCTCTTCTCCTCTCCGGGCATGTGA